A single genomic interval of Streptomyces sp. 1222.5 harbors:
- a CDS encoding MFS transporter → MTDVLRRGRASLAFSFFAQGAAFALLVTRIPAVQDRYGVSDALLPAFLAAVPILAGVGSVTTEQLVKRVRPSRLLRWSQPVVLLALLGVGAGGQGQVAALAVALGGFGLAVGALDASMNMLGVSLQRTYGRSIMLSFHAAYSLGGIVGASLAWAGAHWHLALWVSYLPVVAVLLPAALVGSRWYVDGEPAPVADDRAGGGGVVFKLLLPLCLVMTFAYIGDSTVSNWSAKYLKDVLGSSEQLATVPYNVYMITTLVGRAVGDYGVRRLGAVTVVRLGTLVAAGGFAVVAVAPGAWIGMLGFTLLGLGLCVLVPQTFAAAGRMFPGASDTAIARLNIFNYVGFLIGSPLVGTLGDTWSYRAAMLVPMVLVLVTLVYARSFAAQPDRYGGGHERPRTADVGRGSNGL, encoded by the coding sequence ATGACTGATGTGCTGCGGCGCGGTAGGGCCTCGCTGGCGTTCAGCTTCTTCGCCCAGGGCGCCGCCTTCGCCCTGCTCGTGACCCGCATCCCGGCCGTCCAGGACCGGTACGGCGTTTCCGACGCGCTGCTCCCGGCCTTCCTGGCCGCCGTACCGATCCTCGCCGGTGTCGGCAGTGTGACCACCGAGCAGCTGGTGAAGCGGGTCCGGCCCAGCCGGCTGCTGCGCTGGTCGCAGCCGGTGGTGCTGCTGGCGCTGCTCGGGGTGGGGGCCGGCGGGCAGGGGCAGGTGGCCGCGCTCGCGGTGGCGCTCGGCGGGTTCGGGCTCGCGGTGGGCGCGCTGGACGCCTCCATGAACATGCTCGGCGTCAGTCTGCAGCGGACGTACGGGCGCAGCATCATGCTCAGCTTCCATGCCGCCTACAGCCTGGGCGGGATCGTGGGCGCCTCGCTGGCCTGGGCCGGGGCGCACTGGCACCTCGCGCTCTGGGTGTCGTACCTGCCGGTGGTGGCGGTGCTGCTGCCGGCGGCGCTGGTGGGGAGCAGGTGGTACGTCGACGGGGAGCCGGCGCCCGTGGCGGACGACCGGGCCGGCGGCGGCGGTGTGGTGTTCAAGCTGCTGCTTCCGCTGTGCCTGGTGATGACCTTCGCGTACATCGGGGACTCGACGGTCTCCAACTGGAGCGCGAAGTACCTGAAGGACGTGCTGGGCAGCTCGGAGCAGCTGGCGACGGTGCCGTACAACGTCTACATGATCACCACGCTCGTCGGCCGGGCCGTCGGGGACTACGGGGTGCGGCGGCTCGGGGCCGTGACCGTCGTGCGGCTGGGCACGCTGGTGGCGGCCGGCGGGTTCGCGGTGGTGGCCGTGGCGCCCGGGGCGTGGATCGGGATGCTCGGTTTCACCCTGCTGGGTCTGGGGCTGTGTGTGCTCGTGCCGCAGACGTTCGCGGCGGCGGGGCGGATGTTCCCGGGGGCTTCGGACACGGCGATCGCCCGGCTGAACATCTTCAACTACGTGGGTTTCCTGATCGGTTCGCCGTTGGTCGGGACCCTCGGCGACACCTGGAGCTATCGCGCGGCCATGCTGGTGCCGATGGTGTTGGTGCTGGTGACGTTGGTGTACGCCAGGTCGTTCGCCGCTCAACCGGACCGATACGGTGGCGGGCATGAGCGGCCGCGCACAGCTGATGTGGGACGAGGCAGTAACGGGCTATGA
- a CDS encoding acetoin utilization protein AcuC: MSGRAQLMWDEAVTGYDFGRDHPMDPVRLELTRKLVGAFGLDREMEVVAAKPAGESTLRLVHREDYIDAVKAASADPAGADGAYGLGTVDDPAFAGMHEVSALIAGQSVGAAEAVWRGDADHAVNFAGGLHHAMPGGASGFCVYNDASLAIARLLELGAERVAYVDVDVHHGDGVQAAFWEDPRVLTISLHEHPRTLFPQTGWPQETGAGDGEGAAVNVALPAGTGDAGWLRAFHAVVPELLAEFRPQVLVSQHGADTHFEDPLAHLAVSLDAQRAVQVACHELAHEHAGGKWVALGGGGYAVVEVVPRSWTHLVAIAAGRPVAPETMIPDEWRQQVYARTRQPGPHRMTDGRWPVSWAAWDEGYDPADRLDQAVLATRRAAFPLRGLLP, from the coding sequence ATGAGCGGCCGCGCACAGCTGATGTGGGACGAGGCAGTAACGGGCTATGACTTCGGCAGGGACCATCCGATGGACCCCGTCCGGCTGGAGCTGACCCGGAAACTGGTGGGTGCCTTCGGGCTCGACCGGGAGATGGAGGTCGTGGCGGCGAAGCCGGCCGGCGAGTCGACGCTGCGGCTGGTCCACCGGGAGGACTACATCGACGCCGTGAAGGCCGCGTCCGCGGATCCCGCGGGTGCCGACGGAGCCTACGGGCTCGGCACGGTCGACGACCCCGCGTTCGCCGGGATGCACGAGGTGTCCGCGCTGATCGCCGGCCAGTCGGTGGGGGCCGCGGAGGCGGTGTGGCGGGGGGACGCCGACCACGCCGTGAACTTCGCGGGCGGGCTGCACCACGCGATGCCCGGGGGCGCGTCGGGCTTCTGCGTCTACAACGACGCCTCGCTGGCGATCGCCCGGCTGCTGGAGCTGGGCGCCGAGCGCGTCGCCTACGTGGACGTCGACGTGCATCACGGGGACGGGGTCCAGGCGGCGTTCTGGGAGGACCCGCGGGTGCTGACGATCTCGCTGCACGAGCATCCCCGTACGTTGTTCCCGCAGACCGGGTGGCCGCAGGAGACCGGCGCCGGGGACGGGGAGGGCGCCGCGGTGAACGTGGCGCTGCCGGCGGGCACCGGGGACGCGGGGTGGCTGCGGGCGTTCCACGCGGTGGTGCCCGAACTGCTGGCGGAGTTCCGGCCGCAGGTGCTGGTCTCGCAGCACGGTGCCGACACGCACTTCGAGGACCCGCTGGCCCATCTCGCGGTGTCGCTGGACGCGCAGCGGGCGGTGCAGGTGGCGTGTCACGAGCTGGCGCACGAGCACGCCGGGGGCAAGTGGGTGGCGCTCGGGGGCGGCGGTTACGCGGTGGTCGAGGTCGTGCCGCGGTCCTGGACGCATCTCGTGGCGATCGCCGCGGGGCGGCCCGTCGCTCCGGAGACGATGATTCCCGACGAGTGGCGGCAGCAGGTCTACGCCCGGACCCGGCAGCCGGGACCGCACCGGATGACCGACGGCCGGTGGCCGGTGAGTTGGGCCGCCTGGGACGAGGGGTACGACCCCGCCGACCGCCTGGACCAGGCCGTGCTGGCGACGCGCCGGGCGGCGTTCCCGCTGCGGGGGCTGCTGCCCTAG
- a CDS encoding phosphatase, with protein sequence MGHHRTVSPPADLRAHLLAAGLAGFVGTSREDSLRSYRLFAARDPRLLIGIDPEWPWEQPDLLALMAEKCGVSADPRHTAGPDVIDPERTLAALDAFAERIGEVARRGAPVLFGTGHPQRLLGFYAGLADALSAAGCEVLTPAQGRCVDILTRFGLRTYRVDYLRGVALVREPEAERPGGEPGVHSHSPLPVRVVLEAAAERGGPLPELVVGDHGWLCGAGQLGFEAIGPADTDDPAPFVGEAEGSVSVVVPVDDGVRSEHYLPLTRYVLKRACLSQ encoded by the coding sequence ATGGGCCACCATCGCACCGTGTCGCCCCCTGCCGACCTCCGCGCGCACCTGCTGGCCGCCGGGCTGGCCGGGTTCGTGGGGACCTCGCGTGAGGACAGCCTGCGCAGTTACCGGCTGTTCGCGGCCCGGGATCCGCGGCTGTTGATCGGAATCGACCCGGAATGGCCGTGGGAACAGCCGGACTTGCTCGCGTTGATGGCGGAGAAGTGCGGGGTTTCGGCCGACCCCCGGCACACGGCCGGCCCCGACGTGATCGATCCGGAGCGCACGCTGGCCGCGCTGGACGCCTTCGCGGAGCGGATCGGCGAGGTCGCCCGGCGGGGCGCGCCCGTGCTGTTCGGCACCGGGCACCCACAGCGGCTGCTCGGTTTCTACGCCGGCCTTGCGGACGCGCTCTCGGCGGCGGGGTGTGAGGTGCTCACCCCTGCGCAGGGTCGCTGTGTCGACATATTGACCCGGTTCGGTCTACGTACGTATCGCGTCGACTACCTACGTGGTGTTGCCCTGGTGCGGGAACCGGAGGCCGAGCGCCCCGGTGGTGAGCCGGGCGTCCACAGTCATTCGCCGCTCCCGGTTCGGGTCGTGCTCGAGGCCGCGGCGGAGCGCGGGGGGCCGCTGCCCGAGCTCGTGGTGGGGGATCACGGGTGGCTCTGCGGTGCAGGTCAGCTGGGGTTCGAGGCGATCGGGCCGGCCGACACCGATGATCCGGCGCCGTTCGTGGGAGAGGCCGAGGGATCCGTGTCGGTCGTCGTTCCGGTTGACGACGGCGTGCGCTCGGAGCACTACCTCCCGCTCACCCGCTACGTGCTCAAACGAGCGTGTCTGTCACAGTAG
- a CDS encoding helix-turn-helix domain-containing protein: protein MAAAGERPLNEVQFLTVAEVATVMRVSKMTVYRLVHSGHLPAIRVGRSFRVPEQAVHEYLRDSYVGVETA, encoded by the coding sequence ATGGCTGCAGCTGGCGAGAGGCCTCTGAACGAGGTTCAGTTCCTGACCGTGGCGGAGGTCGCCACGGTGATGCGAGTGTCGAAGATGACCGTGTACCGGTTGGTGCACAGCGGTCATCTGCCCGCGATCCGGGTCGGGCGGTCGTTCCGTGTCCCGGAGCAAGCGGTACACGAGTACCTCCGCGACAGCTACGTGGGGGTGGAAACGGCCTGA
- a CDS encoding 30S ribosomal protein bS22: MGSVIKKRRKRMAKKKHRKLLKRTRVQRRNKK, translated from the coding sequence GTGGGCTCTGTTATCAAGAAGCGGCGCAAGCGGATGGCCAAGAAGAAGCACCGCAAGCTGCTCAAGCGCACGCGCGTTCAGCGTCGCAACAAGAAGTAA
- a CDS encoding NAD-dependent epimerase/dehydratase family protein, with protein MAKVVLVTGVARQLGGRFVRRIQRDPEVDRVIAVDAVPPAHHLGGADFVQADIRKPTIARVLAETGADTVVHMDVTGTALGGGNRATVKETNVIGTMQLLGACQKSPTVKRLVVKSSTNVYGSAPRDPAVFTETTPPKSLPSGGFAKDAVEVEGYVRGFARRRPDVAVCVLRFANILGPAADSPLASYFALPVLPTVLGYDPRLQFVHEDDVIEVLRIASHEPRRGTLNSGTFNIAGDGVLLLSQCSRRLGRPTVPLLLPAVTWAGSLVRTLGMTDFSPEQIRLLTHGRVVDTVQMRETLGFTPRYTTAETFAEFARSQGPGLLPPEALAGAVDRIAALAAQTGGRPTTHSAN; from the coding sequence TTGGCGAAGGTCGTGCTCGTCACCGGAGTGGCCCGGCAGCTGGGCGGCCGGTTCGTGCGGCGGATCCAGCGGGACCCGGAGGTCGACCGGGTGATCGCCGTGGACGCGGTGCCGCCGGCGCACCATCTGGGCGGCGCCGACTTCGTCCAGGCCGACATCCGTAAGCCGACCATCGCCCGGGTGCTCGCCGAGACCGGCGCCGACACGGTCGTGCACATGGACGTCACGGGCACGGCCCTGGGCGGGGGCAACCGGGCCACGGTCAAGGAGACCAACGTCATCGGCACCATGCAGCTGCTCGGCGCCTGCCAGAAGTCGCCGACCGTGAAGCGCCTGGTGGTGAAGTCCAGTACGAACGTCTACGGATCGGCGCCGCGCGACCCGGCCGTGTTCACGGAGACGACCCCGCCCAAGTCCCTGCCCAGCGGCGGCTTCGCCAAGGACGCCGTCGAGGTCGAGGGGTACGTGCGCGGGTTCGCGCGGCGGCGGCCGGACGTGGCCGTGTGCGTGCTGCGGTTCGCGAACATCCTCGGCCCGGCCGCGGACAGCCCGCTCGCCTCGTACTTCGCGCTGCCGGTCCTGCCGACCGTGCTCGGCTACGACCCGCGGCTGCAGTTCGTGCACGAGGACGACGTCATCGAGGTGCTGCGGATCGCCTCGCACGAGCCGCGCCGGGGCACCCTCAACAGCGGCACCTTCAACATCGCCGGGGACGGTGTGCTGCTGCTCTCGCAGTGCTCCCGGCGGCTGGGCCGGCCCACCGTGCCGCTGCTGCTGCCCGCGGTCACCTGGGCCGGCTCCCTGGTCCGTACGCTGGGTATGACGGACTTCTCACCCGAGCAGATCCGGCTGCTCACCCACGGGCGGGTGGTGGACACGGTGCAGATGCGCGAGACGCTGGGTTTCACGCCCAGGTACACGACGGCGGAGACGTTCGCGGAGTTCGCACGGAGCCAGGGCCCCGGGCTGCTGCCGCCGGAGGCCCTCGCGGGGGCCGTCGACCGGATCGCCGCGCTGGCCGCCCAGACCGGCGGCCGGCCCACGACGCACAGCGCCAATTGA
- a CDS encoding lysophospholipid acyltransferase family protein, which yields MADAKVIPFDDDRSRGSAAQRPARRRSTGSRRKGESAVVRGVGEAGELGEVQPLPGRAQTREDGAVRPEEESPEPAEADGHDGGLERRVAAGLAFLRRRLTGEYEVDDFGYDEELTDQVLMSLLRPLYEKYFRVEVKGVENIPAEGGALIVANHSGTLPLDGLMMQVAVHDHHPAGRHLRLLAADLVFVLPVVNELARKLGHTLACSEDAERLLEQGELVGVMPEGFKGIGKPFGERYKLQRFGRGGFVSTALRQGAPIIPCSIVGAEEIYPMIGNAKTLARLLGFPYFPLTPTFPWLGPLGAIPLPTKWTIQFGEPIPTDGYPPEAAEDPMLMFNLTDQVREQIQHTLYKLLVQRRSVFF from the coding sequence ATGGCGGACGCCAAGGTCATTCCGTTCGACGACGACCGGTCCCGCGGGAGCGCCGCGCAGCGGCCGGCGCGGCGCCGGAGCACGGGGAGCCGGCGCAAGGGCGAGAGCGCCGTGGTGCGCGGGGTGGGGGAGGCCGGGGAGCTCGGTGAGGTGCAGCCCCTGCCCGGCCGGGCGCAGACCCGGGAGGACGGCGCTGTGCGCCCCGAGGAGGAGTCGCCGGAACCGGCGGAGGCCGATGGGCACGACGGTGGGCTTGAGCGGCGTGTGGCGGCCGGACTGGCCTTCCTACGGCGCCGGCTGACCGGGGAGTACGAGGTCGACGACTTCGGGTACGACGAGGAGCTGACCGACCAGGTCCTGATGTCGCTGCTGCGGCCGTTGTACGAGAAGTACTTCCGGGTCGAGGTGAAGGGCGTCGAGAACATCCCCGCGGAGGGCGGGGCGCTGATCGTCGCCAACCACTCGGGGACGCTGCCGCTGGACGGCCTGATGATGCAGGTCGCCGTGCACGACCACCACCCGGCCGGCCGGCATCTGCGGCTCCTCGCGGCCGACCTGGTGTTCGTGCTGCCGGTGGTCAACGAGCTGGCCCGCAAGCTGGGGCACACGCTGGCCTGTTCCGAGGACGCCGAGCGGCTGCTGGAACAGGGCGAGTTGGTCGGGGTGATGCCGGAGGGCTTCAAGGGCATCGGGAAGCCGTTCGGCGAGCGGTACAAGCTGCAGCGGTTCGGCCGGGGCGGATTCGTCTCCACGGCGCTGCGGCAGGGCGCGCCGATCATCCCCTGCTCGATCGTCGGGGCGGAGGAGATCTATCCGATGATCGGCAACGCGAAGACGCTCGCCCGGCTGCTGGGCTTCCCGTACTTCCCGCTGACGCCGACCTTCCCGTGGCTGGGCCCGCTGGGCGCGATCCCGCTGCCCACCAAGTGGACGATCCAGTTCGGCGAACCGATCCCGACGGACGGCTATCCGCCGGAGGCCGCCGAGGACCCGATGCTGATGTTCAACCTGACCGACCAGGTACGCGAGCAGATCCAGCACACGCTGTACAAGCTGCTGGTGCAGCGCAGGTCGGTCTTCTTCTGA
- a CDS encoding DUF5667 domain-containing protein — protein MIANVSAHRRANAFAQALEEQSDRDTAAEQSAAPAGSPPTAGEPAEQGTLLALAAGLGGLPKPQLDPEVKVVQRAQLVAAMEAMLQEGTGAADASVPEQRSHRARGAHRASPLGKLRPRSRLTKGLAAGGLSVGVAAGAFGGVAAASSDALPGDSLYGLKRGIEDFKLNYLTDGDDQRGQTYLDQASTRLNEARRLLDRGRGGHLDHESIGEIRRTLSGMQHDVAEGHRLLHAAYQADPDSLGPIQALSTFSRSHREAWSTLSDKLPMQLGDVKQQVSSVFDAIDEEVAPLQSLLPQQPAQPGHGKRQGGSGPASTGSSDTHRSTEPSSSGDTPSPGRHASPGSPSGSATGSSGDGLIGGDTGGLLDPPKIGGDNSSPSAGKTPSGQPDITIPPLFPDLLPGLGIDSEDAD, from the coding sequence GTGATCGCGAATGTATCGGCGCACCGGCGGGCGAACGCCTTCGCCCAGGCCCTGGAGGAGCAGTCCGACCGGGACACGGCGGCCGAGCAGTCCGCAGCACCGGCGGGTTCGCCGCCGACCGCCGGGGAACCGGCCGAACAGGGCACATTGCTGGCCCTGGCGGCGGGTCTCGGCGGGCTGCCCAAGCCGCAGCTCGACCCCGAGGTCAAGGTCGTCCAGCGCGCCCAACTGGTGGCCGCGATGGAGGCCATGCTCCAGGAGGGAACCGGGGCGGCGGATGCGTCGGTACCGGAACAGCGCTCCCATAGGGCCCGGGGCGCACACCGGGCGAGCCCGCTGGGCAAACTCCGCCCGCGTTCCAGGCTGACCAAGGGGCTCGCCGCGGGCGGGCTCAGCGTCGGCGTGGCCGCCGGGGCTTTCGGCGGGGTCGCCGCCGCCAGCTCCGACGCCCTGCCCGGCGACTCGCTGTACGGCCTGAAACGCGGGATCGAGGACTTCAAGCTCAACTATCTGACCGACGGTGACGACCAGCGCGGCCAGACCTACCTCGACCAGGCCTCCACCCGGCTCAACGAGGCCCGCCGGCTGCTGGACCGCGGCCGTGGCGGTCACCTCGACCACGAGTCCATCGGGGAGATCCGCCGCACCCTGTCCGGCATGCAGCACGACGTGGCCGAGGGCCACCGCCTGCTGCACGCCGCCTACCAGGCCGACCCCGATTCGCTGGGCCCCATCCAGGCACTCTCCACCTTCTCGCGGTCCCATCGTGAGGCGTGGAGCACGCTCAGCGACAAGCTGCCCATGCAGCTCGGGGACGTCAAACAGCAGGTGTCGTCGGTCTTCGACGCCATAGACGAAGAGGTCGCCCCGCTGCAGTCCCTGCTGCCCCAGCAGCCGGCCCAACCCGGGCACGGCAAGCGGCAGGGGGGCTCCGGCCCGGCGTCCACCGGCTCCTCCGACACCCACCGGTCGACCGAGCCCAGTTCCTCGGGTGACACCCCGTCCCCGGGCAGGCACGCGAGCCCGGGCAGCCCGAGCGGCTCGGCCACGGGCAGCAGCGGCGACGGTCTGATCGGGGGCGACACGGGCGGTCTGCTCGACCCGCCGAAGATCGGCGGCGACAACAGCTCGCCGTCCGCCGGCAAGACCCCGTCGGGTCAGCCGGACATCACCATCCCGCCGCTCTTCCCGGATCTGCTCCCCGGCCTCGGCATCGACAGCGAGGACGCGGACTAG
- a CDS encoding ECF subfamily RNA polymerase sigma factor, BldN family, with translation MYPHVGVDASGLATLRATVAMAKETMRGFVPTAYAVPAFAAAAPAGPCYALAESGAAVGRRGRPSGAATARRPAADSDSARMMDLVERAQAGEAEAFGRLYDQYSDTVYRYIYYRVGGRATAEDLTSETFLRALRRIGTFTWQGRDFGAWLVTIARNLVADHFKSSRFRLEVTTGEMLDANEVERSPEDSVLESLSNAALLEAVRRLNPQQQECVTLRFLQGLSVAETARVMGKNEGAIKTLQYRAVRTLARLLPDDAR, from the coding sequence GTGTACCCACACGTCGGGGTTGACGCCTCGGGCCTGGCTACGCTCCGCGCAACGGTCGCAATGGCCAAAGAGACGATGCGCGGCTTTGTCCCGACCGCGTACGCCGTCCCCGCCTTCGCCGCCGCCGCGCCCGCCGGCCCGTGCTACGCACTGGCCGAAAGCGGCGCCGCGGTCGGCAGACGAGGGCGCCCCAGCGGCGCCGCCACCGCCCGCCGCCCGGCCGCGGACAGCGACAGCGCCCGGATGATGGACCTCGTCGAGCGCGCCCAGGCGGGCGAGGCCGAGGCCTTCGGTCGGCTGTACGACCAGTACAGCGACACGGTGTACCGGTACATCTACTACCGCGTGGGCGGCCGGGCGACCGCCGAGGACCTCACTAGCGAGACCTTTCTGCGGGCGCTCAGAAGGATCGGCACCTTCACCTGGCAGGGCCGGGACTTCGGGGCGTGGCTGGTGACGATCGCGCGCAACCTCGTCGCCGACCACTTCAAGTCCAGCCGCTTCCGCCTCGAGGTCACGACCGGCGAGATGCTGGACGCCAACGAGGTGGAGCGCTCCCCGGAGGACTCGGTCCTGGAGTCCCTGTCCAACGCCGCCCTGCTGGAAGCCGTGCGCCGGCTGAACCCGCAGCAGCAGGAGTGCGTGACCCTGCGGTTCCTCCAGGGCCTCTCGGTCGCCGAGACGGCCCGGGTCATGGGCAAGAACGAGGGCGCCATCAAGACCCTCCAGTACCGTGCCGTACGGACGCTCGCCCGGCTGCTGCCGGACGACGCACGCTGA
- a CDS encoding HAD family phosphatase gives MAALGWLTPRRRSATARSVLAGEASAEAARKSSQEAPQFPQVAEVEPEFPVIGDDRAAAFFDLDNTVMQGAALFHFGRGLYKRKFFETRDLARFAWQQAWFRLAGVEDPEHMQDARDSALSIVKGHRVVELQTIGEEIYDEYMADRIWPGTRALAQAHLDAGQKVWLVTAAPVEIAQVIARRLGLTGALGTVAESVDGVYTGKLVGEPLHGPAKAEAVRALASAEGLDLSRCAAYSDSHNDIPMLCLVGHPYAINPDAKLRRHAREQDWRLRDYRTGRKAAKVGIPAAAGVGAVAGGTAAAIALSRRRR, from the coding sequence ATGGCCGCTCTCGGATGGCTCACTCCCCGTAGGCGCTCCGCCACGGCGCGGAGCGTGTTGGCAGGCGAGGCCTCGGCGGAGGCTGCCCGCAAGTCCTCGCAGGAGGCGCCGCAGTTCCCGCAGGTCGCCGAGGTGGAACCCGAGTTCCCGGTGATCGGCGACGACAGGGCGGCCGCCTTCTTCGACCTCGACAACACCGTGATGCAGGGTGCCGCGCTGTTCCACTTCGGCCGCGGCCTGTACAAGCGGAAGTTCTTCGAGACGCGCGACCTGGCCCGGTTCGCCTGGCAGCAGGCCTGGTTCCGGCTCGCCGGTGTCGAGGACCCGGAGCACATGCAGGACGCCCGCGACTCGGCACTGTCCATCGTCAAGGGCCACCGCGTCGTCGAGCTCCAGACGATCGGCGAGGAGATCTACGACGAGTACATGGCCGACCGCATCTGGCCGGGCACCCGCGCCCTCGCCCAGGCCCACCTGGACGCGGGCCAGAAGGTGTGGCTCGTCACGGCGGCCCCGGTGGAGATCGCCCAGGTCATCGCCCGCCGCCTCGGCCTGACCGGCGCGCTCGGCACGGTCGCGGAGTCCGTCGACGGCGTCTACACCGGCAAGCTGGTCGGCGAGCCGCTGCACGGTCCCGCGAAGGCGGAGGCGGTCCGCGCGCTGGCCTCGGCGGAGGGACTCGACCTCTCCCGCTGTGCGGCCTACAGCGACAGCCACAACGACATCCCCATGCTGTGCCTGGTCGGCCACCCCTACGCGATCAACCCGGACGCCAAGCTGCGCCGGCACGCACGCGAACAAGACTGGCGCCTGCGCGACTACCGGACGGGCCGCAAGGCGGCCAAGGTCGGCATCCCCGCGGCGGCCGGCGTCGGCGCGGTCGCCGGCGGCACGGCGGCGGCGATCGCCCTGAGCCGACGGCGCCGGTAG
- a CDS encoding glutaredoxin family protein: protein MAGMSPLFRRKAEPRERLVTLIRKPGCHLCDDAELVLDKVCGELGVSWEQRDITEDRELHDRYWEQIPVVLIDGEQHTFWRVNEERLRRALTE from the coding sequence ATGGCCGGTATGAGTCCCCTCTTCCGACGTAAGGCCGAGCCCCGTGAGCGGCTGGTCACCCTCATTCGCAAGCCCGGCTGCCATCTGTGCGACGACGCCGAACTCGTGCTCGACAAGGTCTGCGGAGAACTCGGCGTGTCCTGGGAGCAGCGGGACATCACCGAGGACCGGGAGCTGCACGACCGGTACTGGGAGCAGATTCCGGTCGTACTGATCGATGGTGAACAGCACACCTTCTGGCGCGTGAACGAGGAGCGACTCCGCCGGGCACTGACCGAGTAG
- a CDS encoding redox-sensing transcriptional repressor Rex: MATGRTHRPATRSRGIPEATVARLPLYLRALTALSERSVPTVSSEELAAAAGVNSAKLRKDFSYLGSYGTRGVGYDVEYLVYQISRELGLTQDWPVVIVGIGNLGAALANYGGFASRGFRVAALIDADPGMAGKPVAGIPVQHTDELEKIIKDNGVSIGVIATPAGAAQPVCDRLVAAGVTSILNFAPTVLAVPDGVDVRKVDLSIELQILAFHEQRKAGEETAAGTGALPAAAPRGTAADDSTDQGPDGDVPAVMPA, translated from the coding sequence GTGGCAACTGGCCGAACACACCGACCGGCGACCCGTAGCCGAGGGATTCCCGAGGCCACCGTCGCCAGGCTTCCGCTGTACCTCCGAGCCCTGACGGCACTGTCCGAGCGCTCGGTACCCACGGTCTCCTCCGAGGAACTGGCCGCGGCGGCGGGGGTCAACTCCGCCAAGCTGCGCAAGGACTTCTCCTACCTGGGTTCCTACGGAACGCGCGGTGTCGGCTACGACGTGGAGTACCTCGTCTACCAGATCTCCCGCGAGCTCGGCCTGACCCAGGACTGGCCCGTCGTGATCGTCGGTATCGGCAACCTCGGCGCCGCGCTGGCCAATTACGGCGGGTTCGCCTCCCGCGGCTTCCGGGTGGCCGCGCTGATCGACGCCGACCCGGGCATGGCCGGGAAGCCCGTCGCCGGCATCCCGGTCCAGCACACGGACGAGCTGGAAAAGATCATCAAGGACAACGGGGTGTCCATCGGCGTCATCGCCACCCCCGCCGGTGCCGCCCAGCCGGTCTGCGACCGGCTCGTGGCCGCCGGGGTCACCTCCATCCTGAACTTCGCGCCGACCGTGCTGGCCGTCCCGGACGGGGTCGACGTGCGCAAGGTCGACCTCTCCATCGAGCTGCAGATCCTCGCGTTCCACGAGCAGCGCAAGGCCGGCGAGGAGACCGCGGCCGGGACCGGCGCCCTGCCCGCCGCCGCTCCCCGCGGCACGGCCGCCGACGACTCCACCGACCAGGGACCAGACGGGGACGTACCCGCCGTGATGCCGGCATGA